A window of Pseudomonadota bacterium genomic DNA:
CTCCCGGGCGCGCTCGCGCAGGCTCATGGGCCCGTCGCCAGCCTCACGGGCGGCTTGCATGGCCTCGAGAACCGCCGCAAAGATCCCGGCATCGCCCCCGTCATGAGCGCCGCGACGCCCCTCCACCAGCTGCTCCCACCAGCGCTCGACATCATCGTAGCCCGCGGCGCGGGCAAGCGCCGCCAAAGGGTCATGGGGCGATGCGGGTTCGGCAAGCTCATCGTCAGGCGACGCGTCTTCGAGCGCCATCGACGCGCCCACCCCCAGATCGGCGAACCGCACCGCCACGCCCCGTCGCAGCGCCCAGTCGAGGGCCTGCCACTCCGGCGAGAACACGGCGAAAGGGTAGTAGACCGCGCGGCGCGGACTGTCGTGCGCATAGGCGAGCAGCGCCACCGGCGGCGCCATCTCCGAATCGGTGACGTAGGCCAGTGCCCCCTGGGCGTCAGACGGCCCTTCGACCAGCACGCAGTCCGGGGCAAAGGCATCGAGCGCCGCGCGCAGGCTGCGCGCCGACCCCGGCCCGTGGTGGCGGACGCCAAAGACCTGAACCTGCGTCAAAGCACCTCGCGACAGGCACGGTACAGGTCATCCCACCCATCGCGCTCCTTCACCACGGCCTCGAGGTACTCGGTGAAGACCACCCTGTCGGCCACCGGATCTTTGACCACCGCGCCCACGAGTCCGCTGGCCACCTCGTCTGCGGTCATCCGGCCATCGCCGAAGTGCGTCGCCAGCGCGAGGCCGCTCGTGACGACCGAGATGGCCTCGGCCGTGCTCAGGGTGCTGGTGGGCGACTTGAGCTTCGTCTTGCCATCGGCGCTGCGACCCTCGCGCAGCTCGCGGAAGATGGTCACCACGCGACGGATCTCAGACAGCGCCGAGGCCTCGACGGGCAGCTCAAGGGCGCGACCGATGTCGTCGACCCGACGGCGCACGATG
This region includes:
- a CDS encoding ATPase, translating into IVRRRVDDIGRALELPVEASALSEIRRVVTIFRELREGRSADGKTKLKSPTSTLSTAEAISVVTSGLALATHFGDGRMTADEVASGLVGAVVKDPVADRVVFTEYLEAVVKERDGWDDLYRACREVL